A window from Urocitellus parryii isolate mUroPar1 chromosome 1, mUroPar1.hap1, whole genome shotgun sequence encodes these proteins:
- the Ccng1 gene encoding cyclin-G1, whose amino-acid sequence MIEVLTTTDSQKLLHQLNTLLEQESRCQPKVCGLRLIESAHDNGLRMTARLRDFEVKDLLSLTQFFGFDTETFSLAVNLLDRFLSKMKVQPKHLGCVGLSCFYLAVKSIEEERNVPLATDLIRISQYRFTVSDLMRMEKIVLEKVCWKVKATTAFQFLQLYYSLIQENLPFERRNSLNFERLEAQLKACHCRIIFSKAKPSVLALSIIALEIQAQNCVELTEGVECLQKHSKIHGRDLTFWQELVSKCLTEYSSNKCSKPNVQKLKWIVSGRTARQLKHSYYKITHLPTIPETVP is encoded by the exons ATGATAGAGGTACTGACAACAACTGACTCTCAGAAACTGCTACACCAGCTGAATACCCTGTTGGAACAGGAGTCTAGATGTCAGCCAAAGGTCTGTGGCTTGAGGCTAATTGAGTCTGCCCATGATAATGGCCTCAGAATGACTGCAAGACTAAGGGACTTTGAAGTAAAAGATCTTCTTAGTCTAACTCAGTTCTTTGGCTTCGACACGGAGACATTTTCTCTAGCTGTGAATTTGCTGGACAGATTTCTGTCTAAAATGAAG gtaCAGCCCAAGCACCTTGGGTGTGTTGGACTGAGCTGCTTTTATTTGGCTGTTAAATcaatagaagaagaaaggaatgtcCCATTGGCAACTGACTTGATCCGCATAAGTCAATATAGATTCACAGTTTCAGACCTGATGAGAATGGAAAAGATTGTATTGGAGAAGGTGTGTTGGAAAGTTAAAGCTACTACTGCCTTTCAATTTCTGCAACTCTATTACTCACTCATTCAAGAGAACTTGCCATTTGAAAG gagaaatagcCTTAATTTTGAAAGATTGGAAGCTCAACTTAAGGCATGTCATTGCAGGATCATATTTTCTAAAGCaaag ccTTCTGTGTTGGCTTTGTCCATCATAGCTTTGGAGATTCAAGCACAGAACTGTGTAGAGTTAACAGAAGGAGTAGAATGTCTTCAGAAACATTCCAAG ATACATGGCAGAGATTTGACCTTCTGGCAGGAGCTTGTATCCAAGTGTTTAACTGAATATTCATCAAACAAGTGTTCCAAACCAAATGTTCAGAAGTTGAAATGGATTGTTTCTGGACGTACTGCACGGCAACTGAAGCATAGTTACTATAAAATAACTCACCTTCCAACAATTCCTGAAACGGTTCCTTAA